The following nucleotide sequence is from Sparus aurata chromosome 22, fSpaAur1.1, whole genome shotgun sequence.
aaaagtgcttggattttagtttaagtgcttgaaagtgcttgacattataatttgtgtctttcacaaaattgggatcagactggataattaatttctgaagtttttgctattatgaaacttaattttagatgtttacagcataatacaatgtacataattgtgataaaaagtgaagaaaaaaatcatgagtatatatatattcctgtagatacgtattttaccccagcaataaggtgctggaaaatcttgaaaataacccttaaaagtgcttgaaaagtgcttgaatttgaccttgaaaaatgtgtacgaaccctgtgagAGGTGAGTCTCATCATGTGACCGCAGTGTGAACACATTCaatgtcacaacaacaaaattaAGTGAACAAAGTCAACCATCAATTCTAACTCATACCAACCAACAACATCTGGATGATGTAGAGACATGTTAAAATATCATTCGATTTAGGGTTTTTACTGTGGTACAAATTCAACTACTCAACAAGcacagctgaaacaattagctgattaacagaaaatgtatttttcataaataaagtttgaagaTTTGCTGCTATTCAGAAGatttacaaaccaaacaatcaattaattgattgtttaatggagaaaacaacacagtctcacgtcaaaatgtggaaaaagctCCATCGGTCAgcagcacaaaaaatattagtTTCACGAGAATGTATCTAAAATTGAAGTTTTCCAAACTTTGAAGCTAATTTGAGCTCTGAAATCCTTTAATGGAAGAACATCATCAAGCAGGTGCACAACGGCTCAGATAACTACACAACGCCAAGGCAAGGGTTCAAACGGGCATGCCACATGTTTTCTGCGATGGCGGAGTCCATAGCAACCACCATAACAACTACAGAACGTTTTTAATTTTATCTGTAAAATCTTAGCAATGACACCGAAATGAAAAGTCATAAACATTCGCAGAGCAAAAATGAATGTAGCGTGATGAAAATTAAACATGTCACGCTAGAAAtgctgcagaaaagaaaaaggaaggaagtgTAAATCTCACTATCTCTCAACTTAACACTGGTCCAACAATCAGTCAAAGTGAGCTCCGCACCAACCGACTACAACGGTAAAATCCTGCTTttacattaaagcaacattatgtacagatttgcattttgtgtgatttggcgccctcCACAGTCTCTGAGTGCAACGCCACTgtggtaaatacaaatcccaggtgtgGAACAGttggtgctaactacaaacaaatgTCATTACTTCTTAACAATGATGTGTGTTGAAGACTTGACATAGAGCAGAAACCAatgacaccattcaccctgttacaagacactttACCATCAACATCATTCTGAAGCTGTTAGTTAAAGGGGGGAATAAATACATAACGTTGCTTTGATGCATGAGTCAGAATCATCTGATGGTGTGATATTTAAGAGattgagaaaaacattttgaagactAGAGTATAAATCCGTACATTTATCTGCATTCTGACAGGACTGATAATCACTGTGGAAATAATATCAAATTGGACTGAAATTCTGACAGTACAATACACTTACATTAACTTGTTTCTTTGCTAAAAGCACTTGAAAATGTTATATTAACCACCATTAATAAAGAGAACATGTATATGGTTTATTAGATTTAATTCAGTAAAAACTGTTGACAGTGAAATGGCTCATAAATCAGTCataaaggttaaaaacatcagttgcagCTCACTAATGGATATCCCCAAGAATGTCATAATTGAACTACAAAGTATTTATcaaccatttacaaagtattatgAACATCAATTGCAGCTTTCCAGTAAACAACTGGTCATAaagtttataaaacatttcattgcttgttaacagtgaaatatttacaatatctaTATTGCTGATTTATGAACTATAAATCAGCAATATCATCAAAAATAATTCTAATAATTTAAATGACGTTGTTCTGTATTTAGTCGTACAAGTTGTTAATAAGCATAGCTGTACATGAAACATGGAGCTATAGTTATGAGCTTAAACAGATTTTTTGTCAGTAAGAGAACTGACTTCTGACTCTTCCAACAATCATTAAGTACTGACCTGAGTTCGGCTCCTTGATAAACGTCACTCCTTGCTTCTTAAACGTGTCGCAGGCTGCGTAAACATCAGGAACAGCGATACCAATATGACCTGCAGGAGGACGGCAGGTTACAAATGAGTGTGCAGATAGTGACAGTGGAACTTTAAACAGTAATTCCAGATGTCGAAACAATACAAGAATCACTTACTTAAGAAATATAATTACGATGAGGTTACTACAAGCAAAAACTATATGAACTTGAACTTCTCACCGAATCCTCGTGGTTCACTGTTCCCACTGTGGTACGACAGACATTCATCCAACTCCGAACCCCAGttactgacagacagaggaacAAAACCCATTACAACACTCATTCATCGTCATAAAGTGGATGAAATGTGCTCGTCGGGTGTTTCAGGGTCTCATCGCTCGTACTGGGTGAGCTCTATGGTGGCTCGACGGGAGAAGGTCCACGCCGTCCTGTCTTTGATGTCGGCCGGGATGTCTGACTTTTCCTCGTAGCCCAGGAAGTAGAGGGTGAAACGCATAGAGGGGAAGTCGATTTTCTGGAGCAAGCTGGAAACCACAGAGGAGCCCAGTAGTTAATGGCGGTCAAGTTCTTATGTGGATGTTCtgattcacatgtgaaaaaaaaagccaattgcTAATTTCATACGATCTCAGGTGccatgttttactttgaaaaggCAATCACTTTGAGAAAATGCCCAGTTCACACATGAGAAGATCCCATGTGAAAGTCTGGAGTTCACGCGTGACAAAATTTCTTTCATCCCATGAGTCAAATTTCATTTCACGTGAGAATAGTCAATCTGTTCcatgtgacattattttatttgcatgttCAAATATTAGTTTGCGTGTGAAAATAGCCAATCGCCtttcaaaatgtgttaaatatgTGGAATTTTCAATGTAGATAAACTGATTTTTGTGACCTCATATGCCATAATTTGCTTCCACATGTCCACAAATGTCCTCCTAACACAATTAGCAGTTTGACATCACATTTGCTTGCAGAGGTTCAGGACTCACGTCATGCCCAGGATTCCAGTGTAGAATTTTAGAGATCTTTCTGGATCTTTGACCCTCAGCATAGTCTGCTGCATCATGTAGTCCTGCAGAGACCAAGAGAAGTGAATGTACACCAAATAAATCCTCAAATATTTTCATATCAGCAGTGGCTGCTTGTAATGTTTAATACAGTGTATTGTTAAAATATACGCTTGCATGATATGCAAAAAGTATATCATAAGTAATATAATTAAGTAATATATTTCTAAACACATATCAATACATATTACCAATGTTTTATCAAGATATATATTAatcatatattttataatgtaaTCTTGACAATGCATGGGAAAGTATCCTTCCATATattgaaaaatatatttgacatattaaaatatatgtCGACACATTTTTGTTTAGTAAGGGATTCTACActgttgtaatttacttttacttaaataagGTCTGAGTACTTGTTCACCCGTGGTTAGAGATGTAAGTCTCTGAACGTTTTCTGACACATTATAACTGAGGTGAATGGAATTCAATGTGTGTTCCTTCGAAAATAACAATAGATATAATTCAAACTTTCAACACCAGCGACTTTTAACAGAAGCTGTGTTTCTCTGGATCATCTCCAAGCCTCCCTGTGAAGGGTTGGTCTTCAGCTTTCACATGTAAATGTCAGGCTGTGTCTAGAGGATTATCCAGTAATAAGAACTCTGATCTGGTAAGACAACTTGTTGTTTAGTTTTGTAAATGTCACCTGAGCCTTCAGCCCCATGAATTAAACTGCATTCACTGCCTTCCCACTGACGTGGAAGCAGTAATCtctacaaaacaaaactatctGCATGAGAACACTGGAGTTATCACATGTTTAATGGTATCTGGGTGATTACAATGACAATTCACTGactctggttctgctctgtcTATAGCCTGTGTACAACTTTCAATCCTGTTCTGTATTTAATGATTTAACGTAAGTGCTCCTGAGAGTGGAGGCTTCTGCAGCTCAAACAGACATCTTGTACAAACTGTCACCCTGCCTGCAGGCATCTGCAGCTCTGAAGTCACAGAAGAATTACTGCCAACAGGTTGGACTGCATTACAGCCTGGATCCCCtgacacagcagagaaacaagtcAAACTTAAtccatttaaaataaaatagatgaTATAAAGCAAACGGTTACCTTTGTGATGGGATCTCCTTCTTTACAGGCAGCACTCACAGCCTCGTCCGACAGTCCTCTGCACGCCATGGCTCTCAGATCAGACTGCATGAATGTTCAGGTTCCTTAAAACACCTCTGTGCTGCCTTCAGGTGCTCCTTGTAAATCTCAAATGAACGCTGAAGCTTTGAGAGTAACACACAGTTAATCAAATCATCCACGCCTTCATCTTATTTGGCCAATTGTGCAACTTACACAATCTCCTGAACAACATTTAGAGAATTAGAGTCGGATATTGGTATTAAATATGTACGATTTCTCCAAGAAAACCTCCAAATAAGATTAGACCTTTATTGGTGACAGGGTGTTTCATTTGGTGGCCTGTCTCTGTGACTTtcaggagagagtgagagagtgggTCTAAACATAACGTGaagaaaactttaaaaggtGACCTTGTCTGAGTCACATCAGAGTGGTACAGTGGTGGTTGTTCGGTGGTGTGTCCTTGTGTTACTCGTATGAGTGTGATTGgcaggatcatttgtgtttgtgcaccCCAAACAGCAAGTTTACCTTTCTGTAAATAAGCATTAAGATAcagagcaacaacacacaccaggtgaagtcagaggatcacctgGATCGAATCCAAAAAAGTTAAAGAGTGAtatctgagctctcctcccatctGTAAACAGctccggatcagagcagaatctgatgtgtcTCCGaatgtttattcctccagaaggtcagGATCTGCCAGCTGCGgccaacataaaaataaaagtgctcAGTTTCTTGTTTTGATGGTTTTCATGTCAAACAAAGAGATTTGTATAATCATTTATGACAAGTTACTGTATGTTGTCATGAGAagtttaaagtttcattttttattagtTAAGTTGGAATGTTGCAATTACAGGAAATGTGTCCTTAATAAGGTAACATAACATAAAGGATAACAGTAATTAGCATTTGTAATGATGTTATTAATAAGACTGGTCTCCAGttaggtggaaaaaaaatcttatgcaaaaaaaaaaaatatcttcgTCATGATAAATAAATTGCTGTAATATTTTCTTGCTTTAAATAAGATTGTCCTTTTCTGAAGGGAAGGTAGGCATAATTTTTTTGATCAACTGTGGGCTGAGACCAAATGTCTTTAAATCTTGAGTCAGTGTTAAATTCACTTTTTAACACTTTCATTCATCTGCACTTCTTACTGttatgatgtgtttttatttcattggtGTTGGAGACATCGTAGCGAAGTCAGATATTCCTGGTGTAGACATCTCCGACAGCACCTGAAGGCAGCAGGGTTTTTCTTGCCCAGGTGTTTCCGTTGAGGGGAGTGGTAAGTCCTGACTGAACTGCTGTGAAGGCAACACCCACAGGATTCACGAGAAGAGAATCAGGACTCCAAATCCGATTCCGGTTAACAGTTGAATCTGATCTGGTATCAGcatcacacaaacatttaaccTGCTGCACAAAGTGTCTACACACTGAGGAAATAATCTCAGGAACATCATACGGGAGTGAAAATCTAATAAATCAACGGCTGTCAATTACTAGAACAGTTTTTATTGTCTGACaagattattatgattaataatCTGATTCAAATGCCCTGCAGATAATGTTATAATCACCTTGTACGTCAACATTAACATGAAGTTTCAGATGAGCCGACGCCCAGCATGTTTGCTCGTTGTGAACCTTGAGGTGGAACGTTCAGGTAGAAAAATGCAGTTTACATGAAGCTGCAGGTCTGAACAGGTACACAGACATTGAAGGTAAGGGAGGATGAGGGAGACTGGAGACTCTTCCCACTTCTGGATCAGTTGCAGAGCCAGTAAACCCCCCCTCCCCGCACACCctcacagtgaacacacacaggttCAGGAAGCACGCAGCGTGAGAAACAAATTACATTTGGACTCTTTggtgtgttgctgtgttgtgttcCAGTTCTCTCAGCGCAGACAGTCAACATAATCAGATCTGGTGAAGGTGCTTTTAGCTTCTCTCAGGGTTActgaatacatacatacatatcaccaccaccacctcatTTTTGTaataagtacaaaaaaaaaaatactaataaaTAATTGGATTACTCAGAAGTATCcagaagtcatacttgagtaaaagtaaattactTTGAAAATAAGCTTCttcggctctgatgcagcaagtaatctgcaaagtaaccagtTACTCAAGTTAACAAATACATGTAATAgagtaaaaagaacaatattcacctccaaaatgtagtggagtggaagagGAAAGCAGCAGAAAACCGAAGTAAACCAGAAGTACCTACTTGAGTCAagagtacttagttacattccatcgctGCAAGCTACACTGTAATTCATGGTATGTAACAGAAATGCTAAGAAATGATCTGATTAGTCAGTGTTGTGagaagtacccaaaagtcaaacctgagtaaaagtaaatgtgTTAAGATGCTACTATGTTAAATATATTGAAGTCGcccatgtgtgtttatgtgtactgtgtgtattctACAAGTGGTATGCTGTCAAAAAATGTGATAAACGATGCGTTAAAAGATGCAATCAAGTCATTCTTCACAATGTAACTATAATCTAATTACACATTACGGTGGTGACACCACTGAAAGTATGTTCTTAAGTCTTGGGGAGTATTTCTTTATGTGTGAAAAAAGTACAAATTCTTCTGTCTTTACAAggcctggcgcctacattacccacaatgcaaattaGCCACTGAATGGAGGTAGTTCATCAGATTACACgcagtttcctctggagccacaaaaggctctTTACTACTTCATTCACATTATgtagtagtactccccaagacctgaaaatacactttaatgtgtaataGAAATATTACAAATACtgagattttttattattattattgtataagtttttcctcactcgaatcgagggtctaaggacagacaATAACGTTCGCTGttcagattgtaaagcccactgaggcaacgGGACTGTGATTTTAGGCtaaataaatatgataataagCTGAGTAATGCCGCTTTAAAGCCACTACACGTAGGATGTACAGATGTATGACTTTGGTGGCATCTAGTGGTCGTATCAAGACTGATTCAGGAGCCAACAGCTATTTAGTCATAGACTTTTTATGCCTAAGTTGCCAATTTGACCTGAAGTTGTACCATCATCATGTCCATGTTAAAATCAGCTCTAGTTATTCGTATGCGCTCAACAGCACTTCAAGAGGgaataaatgtcaaaatcatCAGCTCACTTCCACTTTTATAGAATgtttaaaaaggacaaaatCTGTGTTAAAAATACAGTACATAAATACGTTTTACATGTCAAGGAGGCTTTCAATAAGTAGattaacacaattttttaaattaaattgtagCCAAATCATACTCAAAAACTTGAAGGAATCATTTCAAAACAATGTATCATATTccagtgaaacaaacactgaaccCCCCGACAAATCTGAGCAGACTGACTTCCATCTGTAGAGACAATGAAAGTCATCCAAGACAACTGAACccaaattttatttttcaaccaGCAaaactgtttctctctcccacacGTCATACAATTTGGAAGCAGATAAAATGGAATTATAAAAAGaaactaaatatatttacatcttTACAAATCTGTACAAATCTAATCAGTGCTAAATCTAATGCTCCTCCAGTGACACCTCAACAGAACATTTTACGGTtaaactgcagtcaaacaggTGATCCGTCTCAGATCGTCATCTCCGAGATGCCTTGCggctctccagcagcagcaccaccaggCGGCTCTTGAGCGTGGGCAGTTTGCTGCTGTAGCTCTGCTGCAGGACCGACGACAGTTTGCAGCGGAGACTCCGGAGGCTCGGCAGAGAGTCGCAGTCCGGGACGTTCAGCAGAGTGTGGAAGAACTCCTGCCACAAGTCGCTGTGAGGGTTCCTGAGGAGAAGAAATGGAAGAAATCAGACACAAGACCCTAAAGGCTAACTGGAGAAACAACCTGAAGCTGAATCATCTCATTTTTATTCCCCTGACCCAGTCTaattatatattacatttcatGGTGACCCATCTCGCAAACTTTTGAATTTACAATAAACagggttcatacacatttttcaaggtcaaattcaagcacttttcaaacacttttaagggtcacttttaagattttccagcaccttattgctggggtgaaatacgtatctaaaggaatatatatacttgtgttttttttcttcactttttatcacagttatgtacattgtatcatgctgtaaacatctaaaattatattttataatagcaaaaacttcagaaattaattatccagtctgatcccaattttgtgaaagacacagagttataatgtcaagcactttcaagcacttaaactaaaatccaagcacttttcagaccttgaaaacacaacattgaaattcaagcactttcaaggatttcaagcacccgtacgaaccctgaataaatgtatttggtGCTTCCCAAGTGGAATAATGGTTTTTGGATGAAAAGGTTCATTCTACAGAAACCTCTACTTTAGgacaaaaatgtctgaaaactgACTTCCTTTTCTATGATTTAAAGATATTTCATAACTCACTGAcaatctctttttttaaactgctgTTCCCCACAAGGAAAGTAATGTGACGGTGACATAAGTGACATTATTCATGAAAagtacattttacaaaatggcTGCTACAGGTCATCAAACCACATTCTGTCAGTCATTTACAACTCACTAAATCATGTCATTCAATCGAGTTGTATTCAACATTTCCACAATTCTCTGCTAATCAAGTCAGTCACACCAGTGATGTCACCTAAAAGCTTCAAATCAAATCTGGAgataaaagtgacattttttctGAAAAGGGACAGTGGACTGAACCATGTCCTGTCTTCACAGATCTCCAGAAagtgaagtgatgtcatcagtgtgagTCTTATTTCAATATAATAACATTTTGTCACATGGTAACAGCAGTGATTCTCATTCTCATATAATTTCTAGTTATGAATAtattacagggttcgtacacatttttcaaggtcaaattcaagcagttttcaagcacttttaagggtcatttacaaaattttccagcacctaaaatacatatctacaggaatatatatactcatgattattattttcactttttatcacaattatgtacattgtattatgctgtaaacatctaaaatgatgtttcatgacagcaaaaactttagaaattaaagttttatcaaaaaaaaatggaagccacttggcgttcttcaggcacacttgcaccggggacaaagagagacctgagatcaccctgtaatttccttttttgacataaacttttataagcttttcgcttattcatcaaagtttattaatactgaacgtgtcatcagtccaaattgcatcaaattcaccttctcctcagccatccttctgtattgctaccaggctgtatgtgtgatgatacacacacacacacacacacacacacacacacacacactgattttatttctccttgtaataagcaaactatctAGTCTGAttccaatgttgccaagacacagagttataatgtcaagcactttcaagtacttaaactaaaatccaagcacttttcagaccttgaaaacacaacattgaaattcaagcactttcaaggatttcaagcacccgtacgaaccctgatatttttgcctttttaacgGTAGAAAAGCATGGGTTGAACTCAAAAGTTAAgtaactgattaaaaaacaaatacgaTGGCCCAACAGGCAGTGTCATTTCTCTCTAAATGCTAGGGACAGAAAAATTGACATTTCCACAGAATGACCCATAAAGAATTGGGACTTTACGCCAACAAGCAACTTCATCATTTCATCTGATTCTTTTCATGCAGCACATTTCTGATTATTAAATATTGTTcgtaacaaaaatacaaattcaatttatttataGAAAGTAAtcttaatttcaataaatatgTGAAGGCTCCTGAATTACAATCTGGAACAGCAAATTTAAACCTCTTTACCTTCTGAAAACGCCGTTTGTCTTCCACACGCCGCCTTCATTTGTAACTTGCATGTAAGTCCCGAACAGCATACAGTGGACGGTCCCCGCTATCCCAAAGTAATCAgtctataaacacacacagatacacacacgattaatacagaaaaacaaaatgaagtgaGAGCTTTAAAAGAAACCTGCCTCAAAGTGAATTAATTGGGGATTTTATCAATCTCTAAATTTCACTGCAATAGGAGCTGTATAGAATACACTTTAACTACTGCATTAACATAAAATGTGTGGCTGAAAAACTGTTCAATTAAACAAGAACATATCGTGAACTAAAATGATTTTACAGGAGCGGACATGGCGTGTGTGTCCTCACCTGGTAGTTCCAGGGTTTCCCACTGAGCATCTCGGTGCACTGGAAGCCTGACGTCAAACACTTGGCAGTGAAAGCAGTGCCTTCTGGGAAAAGCTCCATGTCGATGCTCTGCCCGAGGTCGACGAGGACGAGGCCGTGGTCCACGTTCTCTGACTCGAAACACTTGTTCTCCAAGAacctgaaacacaacaacagtatGATGATGGTGTGCTGTGACCCTGCTGGCCGTCACGGGACAGAACGGCTCATCTGAATTTTACAGTAATATGTACGAGCTGTTACCTCTCTCCCAACAGGAAGTTGTCAGGTTTGACGTCGCCGTGGATGATGCGGATGTGGTGCAGCTGCTCCACCATGTTCAGAATACAGATGGTGAAGTATATGACGAGGGGCTGAGGCATCACCTTGTCACTCAGGGTTTTATAAATGTTCACTGCGTTCTGAAAGAGGAGTCACAGTTTCAGGGTATGGAGGATAAGATGGTGTCCGTGTCGTGTCTTGTCACTGCGTTTCTGATGTGAACCTACCAGCAGAGTGCCGTAGCTGTGAAGCTCGCCGAGCAGCACGCTCCCATTGTGGAAGATGTGAGCTGAGCGAATGCTGTTGTAGAGATGACGGACTTTAGGCTGCAGCCGAGCGTCCAGCTGAGTGTTGATGTAAAACTCCCAGGGATTGGCTGGTTTCTGAACCTgcagtgacaacaacaacaacaacaagctgacaCCCCGGCTGCTTGAGAAAGACATTTCAtcaaaaatgtttggttttcGGTTTTTAAAAACTATGATACATTTTAACCCATGCTGACCCATAAATCGTATTCATCGATGAAACGGAAACGCgaaggagacaaagacatggtcggattataattttttttatctgaatcATGTCACATCATCACTGCCATTCATCAGGATGACAAACATTTTTCCATTTAAGGATGCTAGAGACAGGACCTGCTACTGCATTACTGATGTTTGATGtttcctgtaatgttgctttgtgggttttAGTGCGGgccatttatcttttatttgatgagtgaaggatctgtttagctcTCAGACTGTTAACCACATCTGACTGACACACCCCTGATCTGCGCCTCCGGAATTTCCATTCACTCACACTCCGTCTcgcctctgctgcagctcagttaCTACCTCTGGTGGCGGATCAGAAACTGTCACCCCTCTCCACCTCTGGAACTTTCACATGAGGTGGGGTATCGGCGGATGATTCCCACCTTGAAAGGgcaaatgactgaattttactTGTGGGCGACCTGTTCCTTTAATTGGTTCCAATTTGGCGGCAACTATAAGGACAGTGAGTATCAtggctgaggaagaggagaagagctATGCACGTCAATGTTTGTTGTTTGCACTCTCAGCGCagatacattttaacacaaatccTCTTACTGTTTTCAGAAAAAACTATATTAATCTCATGAAACGCGTTACTATACAGGTAACAATGGCGggaaaatgcacaaaatattCTATCTCCATCAGCTGCAGTAAAGCCAAGTATGGTCTAAATTAACCCCATCTGTAAATTAATCATGACGTAGAGATGGAGATCACATATGGGCCTGTGTCTTCATCTACAATCTAGGGggggttaatcggcccaatttcccgattcgattcgattccgattattgacgTCTctattcgattacaaatcgattttccattattaacgattatcgattcgattttcaattattaacgattattgatcttccatttaacatcagtcagctgctgaattattttacctatcttttgagtaacacctcacagcaccttcaatattgtatagt
It contains:
- the LOC115573500 gene encoding lactoylglutathione lyase-like isoform X1, with the translated sequence MQSDLRAMACRGLSDEAVSAACKEGDPITKDYMMQQTMLRVKDPERSLKFYTGILGMTLLQKIDFPSMRFTLYFLGYEEKSDIPADIKDRTAWTFSRRATIELTHNWGSELDECLSYHSGNSEPRGFGHIGIAVPDVYAACDTFKKQGVTFIKEPNSGKMKDLAFIQDPDGYWIEILSPNNMVSLMAP
- the LOC115573500 gene encoding lactoylglutathione lyase-like isoform X2 — translated: MMQQTMLRVKDPERSLKFYTGILGMTLLQKIDFPSMRFTLYFLGYEEKSDIPADIKDRTAWTFSRRATIELTHNWGSELDECLSYHSGNSEPRGFGHIGIAVPDVYAACDTFKKQGVTFIKEPNSGKMKDLAFIQDPDGYWIEILSPNNMVSLMAP